In a single window of the Silvimonas iriomotensis genome:
- a CDS encoding beta-1,3-glucanase family protein, producing the protein MLRSATTNRRLAPGLTSLALLSLLAACGGGGGSNSSDTNSSTTTSAPAIPFANSGNGPQITVQPADQTVSAGQRAFFFVTAPGATAWQWYKNGVAIPGATASSYFAGGAASSDDGATFGVAVASSAGVTTSTLARAHINPNADGSPPAAFWGNVAALPAATNVMTVSFVNQTGGKYPDAQLFWKISATNASGGHVNEFHSVADQPVYDMPGINSARMYFFIAPNQAAATTSNTSYYDFIEFNVGRSNSSQPWNFNGDTTRVDAFGLKLAIRLQCADGTDVQRGEDYGTFLEDRSVTFQKYLGEVSATFASTATQYAPYRIVEPGSASNFAANGANAAYYNAYIDQVWAANGIDENIVPKPTPFLRFADGSRPDLIAAVERHVAEKPGTFKADGTLTNPNFWSTVPQSAFYPAEPANQYAKFWHTHGIAGLAYGFSYDDVGSHSSDVGCNNPSHLIVAIGW; encoded by the coding sequence ATGCTCCGCTCAGCAACAACAAACCGGCGCCTTGCGCCCGGCCTGACCAGTCTTGCCCTGCTCTCCCTTCTGGCCGCCTGCGGCGGCGGTGGGGGCAGTAACAGCAGCGACACCAACAGCAGTACCACCACCAGCGCGCCGGCCATTCCCTTTGCCAACAGTGGCAACGGGCCGCAAATTACGGTGCAACCGGCAGACCAGACCGTGTCTGCCGGCCAGCGCGCGTTTTTCTTTGTCACCGCGCCGGGCGCCACGGCCTGGCAGTGGTACAAAAACGGCGTGGCCATTCCTGGCGCCACCGCATCAAGCTACTTTGCCGGTGGCGCGGCCAGCAGTGACGATGGCGCCACCTTTGGCGTGGCTGTGGCCAGCAGCGCCGGCGTGACCACATCGACCCTGGCCAGAGCGCACATCAATCCCAATGCAGATGGCTCGCCGCCTGCGGCGTTCTGGGGCAATGTAGCGGCGCTGCCCGCGGCGACCAACGTCATGACGGTGTCGTTTGTGAACCAGACCGGCGGCAAGTATCCGGATGCCCAGTTGTTCTGGAAGATCTCTGCCACCAACGCCAGCGGCGGCCACGTGAATGAATTTCACTCCGTCGCAGATCAGCCGGTGTATGACATGCCGGGCATCAATTCCGCCCGCATGTATTTCTTCATCGCCCCCAACCAGGCCGCGGCGACCACCAGCAACACCAGTTACTACGATTTCATCGAGTTCAATGTCGGCCGCAGCAATAGCTCGCAACCCTGGAACTTCAACGGCGACACCACGCGGGTTGATGCGTTTGGCCTGAAACTGGCGATCCGCCTGCAGTGCGCAGACGGCACCGATGTACAGCGCGGTGAAGACTACGGCACCTTCCTGGAAGACCGTTCGGTGACGTTCCAGAAATACCTGGGCGAGGTCTCCGCCACCTTTGCCAGCACCGCAACCCAGTACGCGCCGTACCGGATTGTCGAGCCTGGCAGCGCCAGCAACTTCGCGGCAAACGGGGCCAACGCGGCGTATTACAACGCGTATATCGATCAGGTATGGGCCGCCAACGGCATTGACGAAAACATCGTGCCCAAGCCCACGCCGTTCTTGCGCTTTGCCGATGGCTCGCGCCCTGATCTGATCGCGGCGGTAGAACGGCATGTGGCAGAGAAACCCGGCACGTTCAAGGCCGACGGCACGCTCACCAACCCCAATTTCTGGAGCACCGTGCCGCAAAGCGCCTTCTACCCGGCCGAGCCCGCCAACCAGTATGCAAAGTTCTGGCATACCCACGGCATCGCCGGCCTGGCGTACGGGTTCTCGTACGATGACGTCGGCAGTCATTCTTCGGATGTCGGTTGCAACAACCCGTCGCATCTGATCGTGGCGATCGGCTGGTAA
- a CDS encoding DUF1800 domain-containing protein translates to MTRRQAALHAVLPAWLAVSCLWGLPGVSQAAPATEAQALYVLNRVAYGPAPGDVARVMASGVDRYIDDQLHPERTPLPAALQQQLAGLQTTRLSQDALIRQFRQAAQAAKKDPDTGKQDRQDLYRQITEEAGQARLLQAVNSPNQLQEALVEFWFNHFNVFQGKGLDRALMASYEREAIRPFVLGRFRDLLGATAHHPAMLFYLDNWLSVAPGYQPPRRGAGAGQQAKASGLNENYARELMELHTLGVDGGYTQTDVTELARMLTGWTINPRQGSDDSAFYFDLRRHDTGTKQWLGHAVSNQGQREGEMALDELARAPATAHHISAQLAQYFVADNPPPALVERMAQTFTRTDGDLREVMRTLLTSPEFLSGSNAGTRFKTPYRYVISSLRASAVPLTNPRPVLRTLAQMGMPLYGWQTPDGYKVTDAAWLNQDALAKRATFATALASGKLPLAKAPDDMDDASAVAQGRGGYAPLEADALYATLGSSISGKTRTAIAQSPARLQAALVLGSPDFMKY, encoded by the coding sequence ATGACCCGCCGTCAGGCTGCATTGCATGCTGTGTTGCCCGCCTGGCTGGCGGTGTCGTGTCTGTGGGGGCTGCCCGGCGTGAGCCAGGCCGCCCCAGCCACCGAAGCCCAGGCGCTGTATGTACTGAACCGCGTGGCATACGGCCCGGCCCCGGGCGATGTGGCGCGGGTCATGGCCAGCGGGGTGGATCGCTATATTGACGATCAACTGCATCCGGAACGCACCCCGTTGCCGGCCGCCTTGCAGCAACAACTGGCCGGTTTGCAAACCACCCGGCTCTCGCAAGACGCGTTGATCCGCCAGTTCCGGCAAGCGGCACAAGCAGCAAAAAAAGACCCGGACACCGGCAAGCAAGACCGCCAGGACCTTTATCGCCAGATCACCGAAGAAGCCGGGCAAGCCCGCTTGTTGCAAGCGGTGAACAGCCCCAACCAGTTGCAAGAAGCGCTGGTGGAGTTCTGGTTCAATCATTTCAATGTGTTTCAGGGCAAAGGGCTGGATCGCGCCTTGATGGCCAGTTACGAGCGTGAAGCCATCCGCCCGTTTGTGCTGGGGCGCTTTCGCGATCTGTTGGGTGCCACAGCGCATCACCCGGCCATGCTGTTCTATCTGGATAACTGGTTATCGGTCGCCCCCGGTTACCAGCCGCCCCGCCGTGGCGCTGGCGCCGGGCAGCAAGCCAAAGCCAGCGGCCTGAATGAAAACTACGCCCGTGAGTTGATGGAACTGCACACGCTGGGCGTCGATGGTGGCTATACGCAAACCGACGTCACCGAACTGGCGCGCATGCTGACCGGCTGGACCATCAATCCGCGTCAGGGCAGCGACGACAGCGCGTTCTATTTTGACCTGCGCCGGCATGACACCGGCACCAAACAATGGCTGGGGCATGCCGTCAGCAACCAGGGCCAGCGCGAAGGCGAGATGGCGCTGGATGAACTCGCCCGCGCCCCTGCCACCGCACATCACATCAGTGCGCAACTGGCGCAATACTTTGTGGCCGACAACCCGCCGCCCGCGCTGGTCGAGCGCATGGCGCAGACCTTTACCCGCACCGATGGCGATCTGCGTGAGGTCATGCGCACGCTGCTGACCAGCCCGGAGTTCCTGAGCGGTAGCAACGCCGGTACACGCTTCAAGACCCCGTACCGTTATGTGATTTCCAGCCTGCGCGCCAGCGCTGTGCCGCTAACCAACCCGCGCCCGGTCTTGCGCACGCTGGCCCAGATGGGCATGCCGCTGTACGGCTGGCAGACGCCGGATGGCTACAAAGTGACTGATGCCGCCTGGCTGAATCAGGATGCGCTGGCCAAGCGGGCCACCTTTGCCACGGCGCTGGCCTCCGGCAAGTTGCCTTTGGCCAAAGCGCCGGACGATATGGATGACGCCTCCGCAGTGGCGCAAGGTCGCGGTGGCTATGCCCCGCTGGAGGCCGACGCGCTGTACGCCACGCTGGGCAGCAGTATTTCCGGCAAGACCCGTACCGCCATTGCCCAGAGCCCGGCCCGGCTGCAAGCCGCGCTGGTCCTGGGTAGCCCGGATTTCATGAAGTATTAG